One window of the Peptacetobacter hiranonis genome contains the following:
- a CDS encoding DUF4097 family beta strand repeat-containing protein, which produces MNKKAVAIVCAICIIGAVGYGMRDKFGKDHSDEPSVKKEEKTEDLKEYSDDHIALNDLKEIKADVLDANINIKRSEDNKFYMSYNFEGENGKDPLVYKTEGDNGDKLVIKDKRRDDPNKEGDFEKKDTKTEKTDKDKKDNADTNKEESKDKKEVKNNITIYVPEGAELKKTKVDLLSGKISVEDLHSKELKIKLSSGDVDLNRCLIKDSGVEVSDGNITATESKFEGKTVLESSTGDLSAKFMKEDLDHMNINADTTAGVVKQNLGGSTSEDEYSSNSSYVWKAKDPKHSLEMYTVDGDISLDLVNKN; this is translated from the coding sequence ATGAATAAAAAAGCTGTAGCAATAGTTTGTGCAATATGTATTATAGGGGCTGTAGGATACGGAATGAGAGATAAATTCGGGAAAGATCACTCAGACGAACCTAGTGTAAAAAAAGAAGAAAAAACTGAAGACCTAAAAGAATATTCTGATGACCACATAGCTTTAAATGATTTAAAAGAAATAAAAGCTGATGTATTAGACGCAAATATAAACATAAAAAGATCAGAAGATAACAAGTTCTATATGTCTTACAACTTTGAAGGCGAAAATGGAAAGGATCCTCTTGTTTATAAAACAGAAGGCGATAACGGGGACAAATTAGTTATAAAAGACAAGAGAAGAGACGATCCAAATAAAGAAGGAGACTTCGAAAAGAAAGACACTAAAACAGAAAAAACAGACAAAGATAAAAAAGACAATGCTGACACAAATAAAGAAGAATCAAAAGATAAAAAAGAAGTTAAAAACAATATAACAATATATGTTCCAGAAGGAGCAGAATTAAAGAAAACAAAAGTAGACTTATTATCAGGTAAAATAAGTGTTGAAGATTTACATTCTAAAGAATTAAAAATAAAATTATCTTCAGGTGATGTAGATTTAAATAGATGTTTAATAAAAGATTCTGGAGTAGAAGTATCAGACGGTAATATAACTGCAACAGAAAGCAAATTTGAAGGAAAAACTGTTCTAGAATCATCAACAGGTGATTTAAGTGCTAAATTTATGAAAGAAGATTTAGACCACATGAATATAAATGCAGATACTACAGCTGGTGTAGTTAAACAGAACTTAGGTGGAAGTACTTCAGAAGATGAATACTCAAGCAATAGTTCTTACGTATGGAAAGCTAAAGATCCTAAACATTCATTAGAAATGTATACAGTTGACGGAGATATAAGCTTAGACCTTGTAAATAAAAACTAA
- a CDS encoding flavodoxin: protein MVKVVYWSGTGNTESMANMLAEGIKGAGNDAALFNVSDIDKDTLLEDTVFALGCPSMGNEELEEGEMEPFVESLESELSGKKVALFGSYGWGSGEWMQTWSERMTNAGAEVIGTVISNEAPTAAEEKELKELADKLVKAL from the coding sequence ATGGTTAAAGTTGTTTACTGGAGTGGAACAGGAAATACAGAAAGTATGGCTAATATGTTAGCTGAGGGAATAAAAGGAGCAGGAAATGATGCAGCGTTATTTAACGTTTCAGATATAGATAAAGATACATTACTAGAAGATACAGTATTTGCACTAGGTTGCCCATCTATGGGAAATGAAGAACTAGAAGAAGGAGAAATGGAGCCTTTTGTTGAATCTTTAGAAAGTGAATTATCTGGTAAAAAAGTAGCTCTATTTGGATCATACGGATGGGGATCTGGAGAATGGATGCAGACTTGGTCAGAAAGAATGACAAATGCTGGAGCTGAAGTAATAGGCACAGTTATAAGTAATGAAGCACCTACAGCAGCTGAAGAAAAAGAATTAAAAGAGCTAGCAGATAAATTAGTGAAAGCATTATAA
- a CDS encoding DUF3793 family protein, whose amino-acid sequence MNNISCLRCSIKGNIGLQCSLVLSGIKPSNLLIYSNHCEGCISEELKNTGAEHMKLYTGSKESVSIIFNREKLEKALLDEENREFIKQYGYEDFSVNSVIEKLAGRYTEFKEGRAEFPHEMGIVLGYPLEDVSGFIENNGKNYLYSGYWKVYKNAEEKIRLFKTYKDIKKYFVEQIENGKQIYQICFECRKFAEIAA is encoded by the coding sequence ATGAATAATATATCATGTCTAAGATGCAGTATAAAAGGAAATATAGGATTACAGTGTTCTTTAGTTTTATCAGGGATAAAACCTTCAAACTTATTAATATATAGCAATCATTGTGAAGGGTGTATATCAGAAGAACTTAAAAATACTGGTGCAGAACATATGAAATTATATACTGGGTCAAAAGAATCTGTATCAATAATTTTTAACAGAGAAAAGCTAGAAAAAGCACTTTTAGATGAGGAAAACAGAGAATTTATAAAGCAGTATGGATACGAAGATTTTAGTGTTAATTCAGTTATTGAAAAACTAGCAGGTAGATATACTGAATTCAAAGAAGGAAGAGCTGAGTTTCCTCATGAAATGGGTATAGTTCTTGGATATCCTCTAGAAGATGTTTCAGGGTTTATAGAAAATAATGGAAAAAATTATCTATACTCTGGATATTGGAAAGTCTACAAAAATGCCGAAGAAAAAATTCGGTTATTTAAAACATATAAAGATATAAAGAAATATTTTGTAGAACAAATTGAAAATGGCAAACAGATATATCAGATTTGCTTTGAATGTAGAAAGTTTGCTGAGATAGCTGCATAA
- the moaA gene encoding GTP 3',8-cyclase MoaA, translating to MLDRYGRVVDYLKIAITDRCNLQCVYCKSADTKYRPDYINDTLSADDIKFLIKAFAENGIKKIKFVGGGGEPTLHPNLPDFIKCARDCGIRDISLTTNGTTLVRIAQKLKDSGLTSVNVSIDSLKQYKYHAVTRNGNLNEVLTGIDSCLRLGMKVKINCVAINDFNDNEIIDFIQISRRIPVDVRFIEFMPYGEAKAIYNRGHYDIKSVIEELPGIRKIENTDKGSIASYYKVKGSKGRIGVITPLACSFCNKCNKINVTADGMMRLCIHSKSEIDLKPYLNKPYLFNENIQKLIWIKPRHNDLIKRQFVKNDLKINK from the coding sequence ATGCTAGATAGATACGGTAGAGTAGTTGACTACCTAAAGATAGCTATAACAGATAGATGCAATTTACAATGTGTGTACTGTAAATCAGCAGATACAAAATACAGACCTGATTATATAAACGATACATTAAGCGCTGACGATATAAAATTCTTAATAAAAGCATTTGCTGAAAATGGAATAAAGAAAATAAAATTTGTAGGTGGAGGGGGAGAGCCAACATTACATCCAAACCTGCCAGATTTTATAAAATGTGCGAGAGATTGTGGCATAAGAGATATATCTCTAACTACAAATGGAACAACTCTTGTTAGAATAGCACAGAAACTAAAAGATAGCGGGCTTACAAGTGTAAATGTGAGTATAGATTCTCTAAAACAGTATAAATACCACGCTGTAACAAGAAATGGTAACTTAAATGAGGTATTAACCGGGATAGATTCATGTCTTAGATTAGGTATGAAAGTAAAGATAAACTGTGTTGCTATAAACGACTTCAATGATAATGAGATTATAGATTTTATACAGATATCTAGGAGAATACCAGTAGATGTGAGGTTTATAGAGTTTATGCCTTATGGAGAAGCAAAAGCTATCTATAACAGAGGACATTATGATATAAAATCAGTGATAGAGGAGCTACCAGGTATAAGAAAAATAGAAAACACTGATAAAGGAAGCATAGCCAGCTATTACAAAGTAAAAGGATCAAAAGGAAGAATAGGTGTAATAACGCCATTAGCATGTTCTTTTTGTAATAAATGCAATAAGATAAATGTAACAGCAGACGGTATGATGAGGCTGTGCATACATTCAAAAAGTGAAATAGACTTAAAACCTTACTTGAATAAACCGTATTTATTTAATGAAAATATTCAAAAGCTAATATGGATAAAACCAAGACATAATGACCTTATAAAAAGACAATTTGTAAAAAATGATTTAAAAATCAATAAATAA